A window from Chitinophaga filiformis encodes these proteins:
- a CDS encoding pyridoxamine 5'-phosphate oxidase family protein, whose protein sequence is MLGTLSQKQIDELLTRNVTGRIGCHDGDHIYIVPVSYAYNEKYIIAHSREGLKIEMMRKNPKVCFEVDEIHDLGNWQSAIAQGTYEEITDERERYYAMKFLVSRLKHLKIGETARLPHMAIEGGAEEDVPVELRPVVYRIRLDHLTGRFESSI, encoded by the coding sequence ATGTTAGGCACGCTCTCACAAAAACAGATAGATGAATTACTGACCAGGAACGTAACCGGCCGCATTGGTTGCCATGACGGAGACCACATCTATATCGTTCCTGTGAGTTATGCTTACAATGAAAAATATATCATTGCCCATTCCAGGGAAGGGCTGAAAATAGAGATGATGCGAAAAAATCCCAAAGTGTGCTTTGAGGTAGACGAGATCCATGACCTTGGCAACTGGCAATCTGCCATTGCACAGGGTACTTATGAAGAGATCACTGACGAAAGGGAACGCTATTATGCCATGAAATTCCTTGTAAGCCGCCTGAAGCACCTGAAAATAGGCGAGACCGCCAGGCTGCCCCATATGGCCATCGAGGGCGGAGCGGAGGAGGATGTTCCGGTTGAGCTGCGCCCTGTTGTATACAGGATAAGGCTGGACCATTTAACAGGACGTTTTGAATCTTCTATATGA
- a CDS encoding universal stress protein, with translation MRKILLSFDGTHYSRGAFNFASSMNDEEPILLTGAFLPQVDFASSWSYAGGGGTVYIPLLESYDADIVAANIRKFQEDCVRHNIEHRVHRDFSSFALPELQKESRYADLMILGSQRFYENLGLENPNEYLRDALHDAECPVLIAPEEFDYPETVVLAYDGSSASVYAIKQFAYLFPELCRNQCILVYAGKKEGKGIPDEDYIRELVARHFSDLTFYELEANPRDYFSTWISDLDRPILVSGAFGRSGFSQIFKRSFASDVIAEKQFPVFIAHR, from the coding sequence ATGAGAAAGATATTATTGTCGTTTGACGGCACCCATTATTCAAGGGGTGCATTCAACTTCGCCAGCAGCATGAATGACGAAGAGCCTATCCTGCTCACCGGCGCCTTTTTACCACAGGTAGATTTTGCCAGCTCCTGGAGTTATGCAGGTGGCGGCGGTACAGTATATATACCTCTCCTGGAAAGTTATGATGCAGATATTGTAGCTGCCAACATCAGGAAGTTCCAGGAAGACTGCGTAAGGCATAATATTGAGCACCGTGTACACCGCGACTTCAGCTCATTTGCATTACCGGAATTACAAAAGGAAAGCCGTTATGCAGATCTTATGATACTAGGCAGCCAGCGGTTTTACGAAAACCTGGGACTGGAAAACCCGAATGAGTACCTGCGGGACGCCTTACACGATGCAGAATGCCCGGTACTCATCGCACCCGAAGAATTTGATTATCCTGAAACCGTAGTACTCGCCTACGATGGCAGCAGTGCATCTGTCTACGCCATTAAGCAGTTTGCCTATCTCTTCCCTGAGCTGTGCAGGAACCAGTGCATACTCGTGTATGCCGGGAAGAAAGAAGGTAAAGGCATTCCTGATGAAGATTATATCCGGGAACTGGTAGCGCGTCATTTCAGCGATCTGACCTTTTACGAACTAGAGGCGAACCCACGCGATTATTTCTCTACCTGGATCTCCGATCTGGACCGGCCAATACTTGTAAGCGGTGCATTCGGACGTTCCGGCTTCTCACAGATATTCAAACGTAGTTTTGCTTCCGATGTAATAGCGGAAAAACAATTTCCGGTTTTCATCGCGCATAGGTAA
- a CDS encoding DUF2892 domain-containing protein, with protein sequence MKKNMGQFDRIVRVALALAALFFVYNKIVTGGVAIAITIIAAVFLLTSLVASCPLYSLFGISTCRSRHSHT encoded by the coding sequence ATGAAAAAAAATATGGGCCAGTTTGACCGGATCGTCAGGGTTGCACTGGCATTAGCAGCCCTCTTCTTTGTTTATAACAAAATAGTGACCGGAGGCGTCGCCATTGCCATCACCATCATTGCAGCCGTATTCCTCCTGACAAGCCTCGTGGCAAGCTGCCCCCTTTATAGCCTGTTTGGCATCAGTACCTGCAGGTCCCGTCATTCTCACACATGA
- a CDS encoding universal stress protein, whose product MKKILYVTDVVKLDPATLDFACYLCNLSHSKLTGIFLENLRGEARSGKMLKETALEGGINVQTENVEELKEQCLADNIQLFKDSCEKRGVTGIVHRDLGIPLEDVVMESRYADLLLIDAATSFSVAKENVPTRFVTDVLADAECPVVILPESFEGLNKIVFTYDGRGSSVFAIKQFTQLFPELKEHPVVVITVMEDKNKPSPEERYKLKEWLHDHYSDVDFIVMDGNVKTGLLDSLLLRDKDFIVMGAYGRNAFSTLFTPSHAAPILKLIAQPVFIAHQ is encoded by the coding sequence ATGAAAAAGATACTATATGTAACAGACGTGGTAAAACTGGACCCGGCCACGCTCGATTTTGCCTGCTACCTGTGTAATCTCTCCCATTCAAAACTGACAGGCATCTTCCTTGAAAATCTGAGAGGTGAGGCGCGGTCCGGAAAGATGTTGAAAGAAACGGCCCTGGAAGGCGGTATCAATGTACAGACGGAGAATGTGGAAGAACTTAAAGAACAATGCCTGGCCGACAACATCCAGTTGTTCAAAGACAGTTGTGAGAAGCGGGGTGTAACAGGCATCGTTCACCGCGATCTGGGAATACCACTGGAAGATGTTGTGATGGAAAGCAGGTATGCCGACCTGCTGCTGATAGATGCTGCTACCTCTTTCTCCGTTGCGAAGGAAAACGTTCCTACCAGGTTTGTGACAGATGTACTGGCCGATGCGGAATGCCCTGTTGTTATTCTGCCGGAGAGCTTTGAGGGCCTGAACAAGATCGTATTTACCTATGACGGACGCGGTTCCTCTGTATTTGCCATCAAACAGTTCACCCAGCTGTTCCCCGAGTTGAAAGAGCATCCCGTGGTGGTGATCACGGTTATGGAAGACAAGAATAAACCTTCTCCTGAAGAAAGATATAAGCTGAAAGAATGGTTACATGATCATTACAGCGATGTGGATTTTATTGTCATGGATGGTAATGTGAAAACCGGTTTGTTAGACAGCCTGCTGCTGCGCGATAAAGACTTTATTGTGATGGGCGCTTATGGCAGAAATGCTTTTTCCACCCTCTTTACGCCAAGTCACGCCGCCCCGATACTGAAGCTGATAGCACAACCCGTATTCATCGCACATCAGTAA
- a CDS encoding universal stress protein, protein MKKIIAAFDGLKFSDSTLSYVLTLGQQCEAHIVGVFLNDMTYYSRNPYRVLVEADNNYTTLEALQEEDAATRAKAVEKFSAACSEAGLNYSVHKDHNIALMELLHESTYADLVIIEANETFNRYTEDLPTRFIRDFLAGVQCPVLLAPKFYIPVVKTILLYDGQPSSVYAIKQFGYLLPVLNALPAEVITVKDSKEDLHLPDNRLMKEFMKRHQPNATYTVLKGDPEEEIVSRLRSEDAKALVVAGAYRRGAVSRFFRNSMADVLMRELKWPLFIAHQ, encoded by the coding sequence ATGAAAAAGATCATTGCCGCATTCGACGGACTTAAATTTTCCGACAGCACCCTGTCTTATGTCCTTACCCTCGGGCAACAGTGTGAGGCGCATATTGTAGGTGTCTTCCTGAATGATATGACCTACTACAGCCGGAATCCCTACAGGGTACTGGTTGAAGCCGACAACAATTACACTACACTGGAAGCGCTGCAGGAAGAGGATGCCGCCACCAGGGCGAAGGCAGTGGAAAAGTTCAGCGCCGCCTGTAGTGAGGCCGGCTTGAATTACAGCGTACATAAAGACCACAACATCGCCCTGATGGAATTATTGCACGAAAGTACCTATGCTGATCTCGTTATTATCGAGGCAAATGAGACCTTCAACAGGTATACGGAAGACCTGCCCACCCGTTTTATCAGGGATTTCCTGGCCGGTGTGCAATGTCCTGTGCTGCTGGCGCCAAAGTTTTATATACCTGTTGTGAAAACGATCCTGTTGTACGACGGACAGCCCTCTTCGGTGTATGCGATCAAGCAGTTCGGTTACCTGCTGCCGGTGTTGAATGCATTACCTGCCGAGGTCATTACGGTGAAAGACAGCAAGGAAGATCTTCACTTGCCGGATAACAGGTTAATGAAAGAGTTTATGAAACGGCATCAGCCTAACGCTACCTATACGGTACTGAAAGGTGATCCGGAAGAAGAGATCGTTTCCCGCCTGAGAAGTGAGGACGCTAAGGCCCTTGTTGTTGCGGGCGCCTACAGGAGAGGAGCAGTATCAAGATTCTTCCGGAATAGCATGGCCGATGTGCTGATGCGGGAACTGAAATGGCCCCTGTTTATTGCTCACCAGTAA
- the ppsA gene encoding phosphoenolpyruvate synthase, with product MEALVKGFAEISMQDVAQVGGKNASMGEMMKHLTPQGINIPGGFATTAFAYWTFLDFNNLWEPLEALMGGLDRRQFNNLKETGAAARQLILQAEIPDFIVKAIKEEYARLCTNGPAPVAVRSSATAEDMPYASFAGQHESFLNVKGEDLVVEAVLHCYSSLYTDRAIKYREDNGIEHKKVALCACIQKMVRSDLAGSGVAFTLEPESGFRDLVLVSGTWGLGENIVQGSIEPDEYYVFKPTLRQGKQPIIQRKLGSKQLTMKYANDSRDIVNVPTPEEQQHQPVLTDAEVIQLARWGILIEEHYKGPMDIEWAKDGLDGKLYIVQARPETVHSRETGHEAFEYRLKQKGHELLRGQAIGSMVVTGIARVLASPAEGNMLKDGEIIVTRTTSPDWDPLLKKAGAIITDSGGRTSHAAIVAREQHVPAIVGCGKATELIVSGMVITVSCCEGKEGVVYEGAVPYEKVETDFSHIKSPGRVKPMLIMSDPGQAFKLAAYPAEGVGLLRMEFIITHTIGIHPMALVRYPDLKDDIARKQIRELTTGFDDKKRFFIERLSQGIATIAAAFYPREVIVRMSDFKTNEYAALTGGMEFEPDEENPMLGFRGASRYYHPAYKAAFGLECAAIKTVRNDMGLTNVKVMIPFCRTVAEGSKVLSVMEEYGLKRGVNGLEVYVMAEIPSNVVLAEKFAAIFDGFSIGSNDLTQLTLGIDRDSSLVATLFNEEDQAVESLLSEVIKRAIKCKRPVGLCGQAPSDLPAFTAFLVRNGISSISFNPDALLRGIENIVAAEDVVREDQPGKQLVKDDY from the coding sequence ATGGAAGCTTTGGTAAAAGGTTTTGCCGAAATCAGTATGCAGGATGTTGCCCAGGTAGGTGGCAAGAATGCATCTATGGGAGAGATGATGAAACATCTTACTCCACAGGGTATTAATATTCCCGGCGGTTTTGCTACTACCGCTTTTGCCTACTGGACATTCCTGGACTTCAACAACCTGTGGGAGCCGCTGGAAGCGCTGATGGGAGGCCTGGACCGCCGCCAGTTCAATAACCTGAAAGAAACAGGCGCCGCCGCCAGGCAATTGATCCTGCAGGCGGAAATACCCGACTTTATAGTGAAGGCCATCAAAGAAGAATATGCCCGCTTATGTACCAATGGACCTGCGCCGGTTGCCGTGCGTAGCAGCGCCACTGCTGAAGATATGCCTTATGCCAGCTTTGCCGGACAGCATGAGTCCTTCCTGAATGTGAAAGGTGAAGACCTGGTGGTGGAAGCGGTGCTGCATTGTTACTCTTCTTTGTATACGGACCGTGCTATCAAATACCGGGAAGACAATGGTATAGAACACAAGAAGGTAGCGCTCTGCGCCTGTATCCAGAAAATGGTGCGTTCAGATCTTGCGGGGTCCGGAGTTGCTTTTACACTGGAGCCTGAATCCGGCTTCCGCGATCTTGTGCTTGTTTCAGGTACCTGGGGGCTGGGAGAAAATATTGTGCAGGGCAGCATCGAGCCTGACGAATATTATGTTTTCAAGCCAACATTGCGGCAGGGTAAGCAGCCCATCATCCAGCGAAAGCTGGGCAGTAAACAACTGACGATGAAGTATGCCAATGACAGCAGGGACATCGTGAATGTACCTACACCGGAAGAGCAGCAACACCAGCCGGTGCTGACAGACGCGGAAGTGATACAGCTGGCCCGCTGGGGCATATTGATAGAAGAACATTATAAAGGCCCGATGGACATTGAGTGGGCGAAAGACGGACTGGATGGTAAACTGTATATCGTACAGGCCCGTCCTGAAACGGTCCATTCCCGGGAGACGGGCCACGAAGCATTTGAATACCGCCTGAAGCAGAAAGGACATGAACTGCTGCGCGGACAGGCCATCGGCAGTATGGTGGTAACGGGTATTGCCCGTGTACTGGCTTCTCCTGCCGAGGGAAATATGCTGAAAGATGGAGAGATCATCGTTACCCGTACAACAAGTCCGGACTGGGACCCCCTGCTTAAAAAGGCTGGCGCTATTATCACCGATTCCGGCGGGCGCACAAGCCATGCCGCCATTGTGGCGCGGGAGCAGCATGTTCCGGCCATTGTGGGCTGCGGGAAGGCGACTGAATTGATCGTAAGCGGCATGGTGATCACTGTTTCCTGCTGTGAAGGAAAGGAAGGTGTTGTATATGAAGGCGCTGTTCCTTACGAAAAGGTGGAAACCGACTTCAGTCATATCAAGTCTCCCGGCAGGGTAAAGCCGATGCTTATTATGAGCGATCCCGGGCAGGCCTTTAAGCTGGCAGCCTATCCCGCAGAAGGCGTAGGACTGCTCCGGATGGAATTTATTATTACTCATACTATAGGTATACATCCTATGGCACTGGTGCGTTATCCGGACCTGAAAGACGACATTGCCCGGAAACAGATCAGGGAACTGACCACTGGTTTTGACGACAAGAAACGTTTCTTCATAGAACGCCTTTCCCAGGGTATCGCCACTATTGCAGCGGCTTTTTACCCGCGGGAAGTGATTGTCAGGATGAGCGATTTTAAGACAAACGAATACGCCGCCCTGACGGGAGGAATGGAATTTGAGCCCGATGAAGAGAACCCCATGCTGGGATTCCGCGGGGCATCCCGTTACTATCATCCCGCCTATAAAGCGGCCTTTGGGCTGGAATGTGCCGCTATCAAAACGGTCAGGAATGATATGGGCCTGACCAATGTAAAGGTGATGATCCCTTTCTGCCGTACGGTGGCTGAAGGAAGTAAGGTATTGTCCGTGATGGAAGAATATGGGCTAAAGAGAGGCGTGAACGGACTGGAGGTCTATGTGATGGCTGAGATACCGTCCAACGTAGTGTTGGCGGAGAAGTTTGCCGCCATATTTGACGGGTTCTCTATAGGTTCGAATGACCTTACCCAGCTGACCCTGGGCATTGACAGGGATTCCAGCCTGGTGGCAACGCTGTTCAACGAGGAAGACCAGGCCGTAGAAAGCCTTTTATCCGAAGTGATAAAAAGGGCTATCAAATGCAAGAGGCCCGTAGGCCTCTGTGGCCAGGCGCCCAGCGACCTGCCGGCATTCACCGCTTTCCTTGTCAGGAATGGCATCAGTAGTATTTCCTTTAATCCCGATGCTTTGTTGAGGGGTATTGAAAATATTGTAGCCGCAGAAGATGTTGTCAGGGAAGATCAGCCGGGTAAACAACTGGTGAAAGATGACTATTAA
- a CDS encoding cation-translocating P-type ATPase has translation MTIKNVQLSAYRHPVGELVRILETDIQKGLTLSQVDLRKEMCGLNEIVNPNSFGIWITLWRQFKSPVVLLLVAAALISAWYREWTDALAILVVVLINTGIGFIMEWQAFRSMKALSALTVQQARVLRDNVMSLIDVKDIVPGDIIYVEAGDIVPADGRIVTAFSLQVDESTLTGESVPVEKYAGDIDAETVLAEQTNMLFKATAVKKGNASILCTATGMATAFGGIAGLLTRTEDVTAPLEKKLAVFGRQLLLFSLLLVAVVIVAGLVHKLPVSDVLRTAIALSVAAIPEGLPIVATLALAKGMLRMARKHIIVKQLAAVETLGLTTVICTDKTGTLTENQLELVQLEFPPAYQWQKSDTAIVRYGESYKRFFQVAVLCNTSTVRREENGKLNTAGDPLEIALQRFIMENGSDIEDAHRGYVKVSEQPFSSETRIMGMVHEGGRSLLVTAKGAMENLLPRCTYILENNLPRPVTADDRKRWLLRNNQLAGKGLKPLAFAYGETTATGKDFLHDLTFIGLAGFLDPPRKDVASAVSLCQQAGIRIVMLTGDHPSTAVYVAEKLRLSPHPAIITGQEMKPYETLDMAEKKRWAQTDIFARVSPAQKLELINLLQEDHEIVAMTGDGVNDAPALRSADIGIAMGIRGSQISREAADMVLQDDAFSSLVLAIREGRVIFNNIRRFIVYLLSCNLSELLVVGVTAVAGFQFRLFPLQILLINLVTDVLPALALGITNGNGNEMAQKPKALNAPIISKAKWRAIAIYAVILTLFTLLGAKIAEYWSANANNVLFLTLTFSQLLHVLNMANAADTFYDNHIVRSKYIWMALAISTAFMLLIMLVPALAAPFRLQSLHIADWAIVILCSFASLLSIRMVRKFGLKYFPTNNHL, from the coding sequence ATGACTATTAAAAATGTACAGTTAAGCGCATACAGACACCCTGTCGGAGAACTGGTCAGGATACTGGAAACCGACATACAAAAAGGACTTACCCTGTCACAGGTGGACCTGCGAAAGGAAATGTGTGGCCTCAACGAGATCGTCAATCCCAACAGTTTCGGGATATGGATAACCCTCTGGCGCCAGTTCAAAAGCCCTGTTGTATTGCTCCTGGTGGCCGCCGCGCTTATATCTGCGTGGTACCGCGAGTGGACAGATGCATTGGCTATTCTGGTGGTCGTGCTGATCAATACAGGCATAGGCTTCATCATGGAATGGCAGGCTTTCCGTTCTATGAAAGCCCTGAGCGCCCTTACGGTGCAACAGGCCCGTGTACTACGGGATAATGTGATGAGCCTTATTGATGTGAAGGACATTGTACCGGGCGATATTATCTACGTGGAGGCGGGGGACATTGTACCCGCTGATGGCAGGATTGTTACTGCTTTTTCTCTACAGGTGGACGAATCAACATTAACCGGGGAATCTGTGCCGGTAGAAAAGTACGCCGGCGATATTGACGCCGAGACCGTGCTGGCAGAGCAGACCAATATGCTGTTCAAGGCTACTGCTGTGAAGAAAGGGAATGCCAGCATATTGTGTACGGCCACAGGCATGGCAACCGCATTCGGCGGCATAGCGGGCTTACTTACCCGGACGGAGGATGTGACAGCGCCATTGGAAAAGAAACTGGCGGTGTTCGGCAGGCAGTTGCTGTTATTTTCATTATTGCTTGTTGCGGTTGTTATCGTTGCCGGTCTTGTGCATAAATTGCCAGTCTCCGATGTGCTCAGAACTGCCATTGCGCTAAGTGTGGCGGCCATCCCGGAAGGCTTACCTATTGTGGCTACACTGGCGCTGGCCAAAGGCATGCTGCGAATGGCCCGCAAGCATATTATTGTGAAGCAACTTGCAGCAGTAGAAACGCTTGGGCTTACCACCGTGATCTGTACAGATAAAACCGGTACTTTGACGGAGAACCAGCTGGAGCTGGTGCAGCTGGAATTTCCCCCGGCATATCAATGGCAGAAAAGTGATACCGCCATCGTCCGTTATGGCGAAAGCTATAAACGGTTTTTCCAGGTAGCTGTGCTATGCAATACTTCCACGGTGCGAAGGGAAGAGAACGGAAAGCTGAACACTGCCGGAGATCCGCTGGAGATTGCTTTGCAGCGCTTCATTATGGAAAATGGCAGTGATATCGAGGATGCTCACAGGGGATATGTGAAGGTCAGTGAGCAGCCTTTTTCTTCAGAAACGCGCATTATGGGAATGGTGCATGAGGGGGGAAGGAGCCTGTTGGTAACGGCGAAAGGGGCAATGGAGAACCTGTTACCCCGTTGTACATATATCCTGGAAAATAATCTGCCGAGGCCTGTAACAGCAGATGACCGGAAGCGCTGGTTGTTGCGTAACAACCAGCTGGCCGGAAAGGGCCTGAAGCCATTGGCCTTTGCCTATGGCGAAACGACAGCGACAGGGAAAGATTTTCTTCATGACCTTACTTTTATTGGCCTTGCCGGTTTCCTGGACCCACCCCGTAAAGACGTGGCAAGCGCTGTAAGCCTCTGCCAGCAGGCAGGGATCAGGATAGTCATGCTGACGGGCGATCATCCATCCACTGCTGTTTACGTTGCTGAAAAACTGCGGCTTTCTCCTCATCCGGCCATCATAACGGGCCAGGAAATGAAGCCTTATGAAACCCTGGATATGGCAGAGAAAAAGAGATGGGCGCAGACGGATATTTTCGCACGGGTATCTCCGGCGCAGAAGCTGGAACTGATCAATTTATTGCAGGAAGATCATGAGATCGTAGCTATGACGGGCGACGGTGTCAATGATGCGCCTGCCTTGCGCAGTGCAGATATTGGCATAGCGATGGGAATAAGAGGTTCACAGATCTCCCGGGAAGCAGCAGATATGGTCCTGCAGGACGACGCGTTTTCATCGCTGGTACTGGCTATCCGCGAGGGAAGGGTCATTTTCAATAATATCAGACGGTTTATTGTCTATCTGCTGTCCTGTAATTTAAGCGAACTATTGGTGGTAGGTGTAACCGCTGTTGCCGGCTTCCAGTTCCGCCTTTTCCCATTACAGATCCTGCTGATCAACCTGGTGACGGACGTTTTGCCGGCCCTGGCCCTGGGTATCACAAACGGGAACGGTAATGAAATGGCGCAAAAACCAAAGGCGCTGAATGCGCCGATCATCTCAAAGGCGAAATGGAGGGCTATCGCTATCTATGCTGTGATCCTGACACTGTTTACGCTACTGGGCGCTAAAATAGCAGAATACTGGTCTGCCAACGCTAACAATGTGCTATTCCTGACACTCACTTTTTCACAGTTGCTGCATGTGTTGAACATGGCAAATGCAGCCGATACGTTTTATGACAATCATATTGTAAGAAGTAAATACATCTGGATGGCTTTAGCCATCAGTACTGCGTTTATGTTGTTGATCATGCTGGTACCTGCCTTGGCAGCTCCTTTCAGGTTGCAGTCATTACATATTGCTGATTGGGCAATAGTCATATTGTGCAGTTTTGCCTCCCTGCTAAGTATCAGGATGGTCAGGAAGTTTGGCCTGAAGTATTTCCCGACAAACAATCATCTTTAA
- a CDS encoding response regulator has product MATILLIEDNAEVRENTAEILELANYKVLTAPDGKVGVQLAEEHHPDLIVCDLAMPVLDGYGVLHMLNKKDAVRHIPFIFLTAKTERADIRKGMDMGADDYITKPFNPTELLNSVESRLKKAASIREVTLNGINGVDSLLTMVSGGQAIESLKEGRNSNRYKKKQSIYQEGNHPSCLFYMMKGKVKAYKRNEDGKELITGLYNEGDFLGYSALLEGSTYKDSAEAMEETELAIIPRKDFEDLTSINPQVMQQFIRLLANNVAEREIQLLGLAYNSLRKKVAEALLAVNKKYNPSSSDKFGIDISRENLAAIAGVAKESLIRTVGDFRDEKLIEIREGCIYIINAKKLADLSN; this is encoded by the coding sequence ATGGCAACAATACTATTGATCGAGGATAATGCCGAAGTGCGTGAAAATACTGCTGAAATACTTGAGCTGGCAAACTATAAGGTGTTGACAGCTCCCGACGGAAAAGTGGGCGTACAGCTGGCGGAAGAGCATCATCCGGACCTGATAGTATGCGATCTTGCCATGCCTGTTCTCGATGGCTATGGCGTATTACATATGCTGAACAAGAAAGATGCTGTCCGGCACATCCCCTTCATTTTTCTGACCGCCAAAACGGAACGGGCAGATATACGCAAGGGCATGGATATGGGAGCAGATGATTATATCACAAAGCCCTTCAATCCGACGGAATTACTCAACTCCGTAGAGTCCAGGCTAAAAAAGGCGGCAAGTATCAGGGAAGTGACGCTGAATGGCATCAACGGTGTTGACTCCCTGCTGACAATGGTATCGGGCGGACAGGCCATTGAATCCCTGAAAGAGGGGCGCAACAGCAACAGGTATAAAAAGAAACAATCTATCTACCAGGAAGGCAATCACCCTTCCTGTCTCTTTTACATGATGAAGGGCAAGGTGAAGGCGTATAAAAGGAATGAAGACGGCAAGGAACTGATCACCGGCTTATATAATGAAGGCGACTTCCTCGGTTATTCCGCCCTGCTGGAAGGCAGTACCTACAAAGACAGCGCTGAGGCAATGGAAGAAACTGAACTGGCTATCATACCCCGTAAAGATTTTGAAGACCTCACCAGCATCAACCCACAGGTGATGCAACAGTTTATCCGCCTCCTGGCCAATAACGTGGCAGAAAGGGAAATCCAGCTGCTGGGGCTTGCCTACAACTCATTGCGTAAAAAAGTAGCGGAAGCATTGCTGGCGGTCAACAAAAAATATAATCCTTCCTCTTCAGATAAATTCGGCATTGATATCAGCCGTGAGAACCTTGCTGCCATAGCAGGGGTGGCTAAGGAATCGCTGATCCGGACAGTGGGCGATTTCAGAGATGAAAAACTGATTGAGATAAGAGAAGGTTGTATTTATATCATCAACGCGAAAAAGCTTGCTGACTTATCCAATTAA
- a CDS encoding Hsp20/alpha crystallin family protein, with protein MSTSLLRATPLPAFFDDVFKPWKDLFDINGGRSWTATVPAVNISEEKDAFKLSLAAPGMSKADFNVDVDGDTLTISAEKEEKKETKDEKISREEYNYSSFSRSFRLPEGVKKEGISAVYQDGLLKVTLPKKEESRNGGQAKKIEIS; from the coding sequence ATGTCCACCAGCTTACTAAGGGCAACTCCACTGCCTGCATTTTTTGATGATGTGTTCAAACCCTGGAAAGATCTGTTTGATATCAATGGCGGCCGTAGCTGGACCGCTACCGTCCCTGCAGTCAATATCAGTGAAGAGAAAGATGCTTTTAAGCTGTCGCTTGCTGCGCCGGGGATGAGTAAAGCTGATTTTAATGTAGATGTTGATGGCGATACCCTGACCATCAGCGCAGAGAAAGAAGAAAAGAAGGAAACTAAAGATGAAAAGATCAGCAGGGAAGAATATAACTACTCAAGTTTCTCCCGTAGTTTCCGTTTGCCGGAAGGCGTGAAGAAAGAGGGTATATCCGCTGTTTACCAGGATGGTTTACTCAAAGTGACACTTCCTAAAAAGGAAGAAAGCCGGAACGGGGGACAAGCCAAAAAGATCGAGATCAGTTAA
- a CDS encoding universal stress protein, protein MKKILAVIDAVNYKEEQLEAIQYVSGMLNGNLTIVMLEDVNTITPLMAPDFAAGVPGRYYEIVIKASEEKSRIIQDNTEALRQAITARGLTCTIHTDKGSAAEETILESRFADLVLLGKELSFPFLFDTEPTGFVKNVLANAQCPVLVIPENMSVLKGVVFTYNGTFSSMYAIRAFANIFPELVAKDATVVYVCEKGHDTIPHEKLLKEYLDGYNKNISYKIFSGRADAVLQAYLEEKQDHVTTFGAYGRSRLSRFFNSSSAENILRMMNGPLFITHP, encoded by the coding sequence ATGAAAAAGATACTTGCTGTTATTGATGCCGTTAATTATAAAGAAGAACAACTGGAGGCCATACAATATGTATCCGGTATGCTAAACGGCAATCTCACGATCGTTATGCTGGAAGATGTGAACACCATCACCCCGCTGATGGCTCCTGATTTCGCCGCCGGTGTGCCAGGACGGTATTATGAGATCGTGATAAAAGCCTCCGAAGAAAAAAGCAGGATCATCCAGGACAATACAGAAGCGCTGCGTCAGGCAATAACAGCGCGGGGGCTTACCTGTACTATCCATACAGACAAAGGATCTGCTGCAGAAGAAACCATTCTGGAAAGCCGGTTTGCCGACCTGGTACTGCTGGGTAAAGAACTGTCCTTTCCCTTCCTGTTCGATACGGAACCGACCGGGTTTGTCAAAAATGTGCTTGCCAATGCACAATGCCCTGTACTTGTAATACCTGAGAACATGTCCGTACTGAAAGGCGTTGTCTTTACGTACAACGGTACCTTCTCTTCCATGTACGCTATAAGGGCCTTTGCGAACATATTCCCTGAACTGGTTGCAAAAGATGCAACGGTGGTCTATGTATGCGAAAAAGGGCATGACACCATACCGCACGAAAAGTTGCTGAAAGAATACCTGGACGGCTACAACAAAAATATCAGCTACAAAATATTCTCCGGTAGAGCAGATGCGGTGTTGCAGGCCTACCTGGAAGAAAAACAGGACCACGTCACCACCTTCGGGGCCTATGGCCGCAGCAGGTTATCCAGGTTCTTTAACAGCAGCAGTGCAGAGAATATACTTCGTATGATGAACGGACCGCTGTTCATCACCCATCCGTAA